Proteins from a single region of Candidatus Neomarinimicrobiota bacterium:
- a CDS encoding cyclic nucleotide-binding domain-containing protein: MRNTTHTPDLKHLAKFQIFQGLPDDKIRLYIEKFNYYTAGEGDIIIKEGDPGDSIYLLLKGEVEVTQALTFLMTRAPIPDTREKAIIRLNHKMHPFFGEMSLFAEEDTRTANIRAVTECVLARISKEDFFTVTHENPGIGLTVTENIARVLVERLKNTNNDVTKLTTALALILEQ, encoded by the coding sequence ATGAGAAATACCACACATACTCCGGATCTTAAGCACCTGGCCAAATTCCAGATTTTTCAGGGTTTACCGGACGATAAAATTCGTCTCTACATTGAGAAGTTTAACTATTATACTGCCGGTGAGGGCGACATTATTATCAAGGAAGGCGATCCTGGTGACTCCATCTACCTGTTACTTAAAGGTGAAGTGGAGGTCACCCAAGCGCTCACCTTCCTGATGACGCGGGCGCCGATTCCGGATACCCGGGAGAAGGCGATCATTCGCCTGAATCATAAAATGCATCCCTTTTTCGGGGAAATGTCACTTTTTGCCGAGGAGGACACACGAACAGCGAATATTCGCGCTGTCACGGAATGCGTGCTGGCCAGAATCAGCAAAGAGGACTTTTTTACTGTGACTCATGAGAATCCGGGCATTGGGCTTACGGTGACGGAAAACATCGCACGGGTCCTTGTAGAACGGTTGAAAAACACCAATAATGACGTGACGAAACTAACCACGGCGTTGGCGTTGATATTGGAGCAGTAG
- a CDS encoding valine--tRNA ligase — protein MTQEIPKVYDPKQVEDRLYDYWEENNYFHAEPNDEKEPYTIVIPPPNVTAVLHMGHAYNNAIQDILIRWRRMQGYEALWMPGTDHAGIATQNVVERELMKEDKTRHDVGREKFVDLVWEWSEDRRAEIINQLKKMGCSCDWERERFTFDQGLSEAVTHVFVSLYEKGLIYRDSYIVNWCPRCSTVISDEEVEHEDKQGNLWHIRYPIKDSDDYIQVATTRPETMLGDTGIAVNPDDERYTDMVGKTVILPILEREMPIIADEFVDPEFGTGMVKVTPAHDPNDFEMGNRHGLAEVNILNDDATMNENAGPYEGLDRFECREKLVEDLEEQGYLVKTEKYENRVGHCYRCHTIVEPSISDQWFVKMEPLAKPAYDAVNDGRIDFFPEKWVKTYNHWLENIRDWCISRQLWWGHRIPAFYCTECGEVEVARNKPDTCDNCGNDEWRQDEDVLDTWFSSWLWPFSTMDWPDKTPELDYFYPTNTLVTAQDIIFFWVARMIMAGLEFMDDIPFEAVYFNGLVRDAQGRKMSKSLGNGIDPLEMVDEYSADAVRYSLIVLSTEGQDINLAEENFEIGRNFSNKLWNSFRFVEMQRDGRDISHELPDKGNWELADRWIISRLQKVTTKFNEALEMFRIHEAQETVHKFFWGEFCDWYLELIKPRLYGDDETARETAMNIAVNVLRETLQLLHPIIPFITEEIWQHLKLEEDPDIMVSDFPVPEISLEDDEAESEMNLLQDVIIAIRTMRSEMNVPPSRQAEIFVNSGTNGQAELLDSYQSYIANLANLEAITIEESVEQPESSATAVVREMEIFMPLADLIDLDKEKARLEKELEDATGRLRKSESKLANQNFVEKAPENVVEKEREKKARYEEELKKLKTNYEKLTQLDS, from the coding sequence ATGACGCAAGAGATTCCAAAGGTATATGATCCCAAACAGGTGGAAGATCGCCTGTACGACTATTGGGAGGAGAACAATTATTTTCACGCCGAACCGAACGACGAGAAGGAACCCTATACTATCGTTATTCCGCCGCCGAATGTGACGGCGGTACTGCATATGGGGCACGCCTATAACAACGCCATTCAGGATATCCTGATCCGATGGCGACGAATGCAGGGATACGAGGCGCTCTGGATGCCGGGGACGGATCATGCTGGCATCGCTACCCAGAATGTGGTTGAACGGGAGCTGATGAAGGAAGACAAAACCCGCCATGATGTCGGTCGGGAAAAATTTGTCGATTTAGTTTGGGAATGGTCGGAGGACCGCCGGGCCGAGATTATCAATCAGCTGAAGAAAATGGGCTGCTCCTGCGATTGGGAGCGGGAGCGGTTTACGTTTGATCAAGGGCTCTCCGAAGCGGTCACACACGTCTTTGTCTCCCTCTACGAAAAAGGACTGATTTACCGCGATAGTTATATAGTGAACTGGTGCCCCCGGTGTTCCACGGTGATTTCCGATGAAGAAGTGGAGCACGAGGATAAGCAGGGGAATCTCTGGCATATCCGGTATCCCATCAAGGATTCGGACGACTATATTCAGGTTGCGACCACACGGCCGGAGACTATGCTGGGCGATACCGGCATCGCGGTGAATCCTGACGATGAACGCTACACCGACATGGTCGGGAAAACCGTTATCCTGCCGATACTGGAACGCGAGATGCCGATTATTGCGGATGAATTCGTTGATCCGGAGTTTGGCACCGGGATGGTGAAAGTGACACCGGCCCACGACCCCAATGATTTTGAAATGGGGAACCGGCACGGTCTTGCAGAGGTCAATATCCTGAATGACGACGCTACCATGAACGAAAACGCCGGCCCGTACGAAGGATTGGATCGGTTCGAGTGCCGCGAAAAACTGGTAGAAGATCTGGAAGAGCAGGGATATTTAGTCAAGACCGAAAAGTATGAGAACAGGGTCGGCCACTGTTATCGCTGCCACACGATTGTGGAACCGTCCATCTCTGATCAGTGGTTCGTGAAAATGGAGCCATTGGCCAAACCGGCTTACGATGCTGTCAATGATGGCCGGATCGACTTTTTCCCGGAAAAGTGGGTGAAGACCTACAATCACTGGCTGGAGAATATCAGGGACTGGTGCATCTCCAGGCAGCTCTGGTGGGGCCACCGGATACCGGCGTTTTATTGCACGGAATGTGGCGAAGTGGAAGTGGCGAGGAACAAGCCTGATACCTGTGACAATTGCGGTAATGACGAATGGCGCCAGGACGAGGATGTGCTGGACACCTGGTTCAGCTCCTGGCTCTGGCCGTTCAGCACCATGGACTGGCCGGATAAGACACCGGAATTAGACTATTTTTACCCGACCAATACACTGGTAACTGCCCAGGATATCATCTTCTTCTGGGTGGCCCGGATGATCATGGCCGGACTGGAATTTATGGACGATATCCCGTTTGAGGCGGTTTATTTCAACGGTTTGGTGCGGGACGCTCAGGGCCGGAAGATGAGCAAATCGCTGGGCAACGGCATCGATCCGCTGGAGATGGTGGATGAGTACTCCGCCGACGCGGTGCGCTACTCGCTGATCGTACTCTCTACGGAAGGTCAGGATATCAATCTGGCTGAGGAAAACTTCGAGATTGGCCGGAATTTCTCCAACAAGCTCTGGAACAGCTTCCGGTTCGTGGAGATGCAACGGGATGGAAGGGATATTTCGCATGAACTGCCGGACAAAGGAAACTGGGAGCTCGCCGACCGGTGGATTATTTCGAGGCTCCAAAAGGTAACGACGAAATTTAATGAAGCGTTGGAGATGTTTCGGATCCACGAAGCGCAGGAAACGGTACATAAATTCTTCTGGGGTGAGTTTTGCGACTGGTACCTGGAACTCATTAAGCCGCGCCTGTACGGCGATGACGAGACTGCCCGGGAGACGGCGATGAATATCGCAGTGAATGTGCTGCGGGAGACGCTCCAGCTGCTGCATCCGATTATTCCGTTCATCACCGAGGAAATCTGGCAGCACTTGAAGCTGGAAGAGGATCCGGACATCATGGTTAGTGATTTTCCCGTGCCGGAGATATCTCTGGAAGACGACGAAGCCGAATCAGAAATGAATTTGTTGCAGGATGTCATTATAGCCATCCGGACCATGCGGAGCGAGATGAATGTGCCGCCGTCACGTCAGGCCGAGATATTCGTGAACAGCGGCACAAACGGACAGGCAGAATTGCTGGACTCGTACCAGTCCTATATTGCCAATCTTGCAAATCTGGAAGCAATTACCATCGAGGAGTCGGTGGAGCAGCCGGAATCCAGTGCCACGGCGGTGGTCCGGGAGATGGAAATCTTTATGCCGCTGGCCGATCTCATCGATCTGGACAAAGAAAAGGCGCGCCTGGAGAAAGAGCTAGAGGATGCAACCGGCCGCCTGAGGAAATCCGAATCCAAACTGGCAAACCAGAACTTCGTCGAGAAAGCTCCTGAGAATGTGGTGGAGAAGGAGCGGGAAAAGAAGGCACGATATGAGGAAGAACTCAAAAAACTTAAGACCAATTATGAGAAACTTACTCAGCTGGATTCGTAG
- the recG gene encoding ATP-dependent DNA helicase RecG has protein sequence MSSSSPDTSKLQPDSPVQYLKGVGPKRAEALESFDIETLEDLLYFFPRRYLDRSTIVPINQLKVDQEATVVGKVMAKGVRKGRRRSYFELVVEDKTGMLKCRWFRGVRWIKNAFKTGEPIAVSGKVAFYNGLSMSHPDYDKLGKGEEDPVNTGKIIPLYPGSQKLKRVGLDSRRFRRIYGRILPKMDGVLPEYLPQKLRSDYNLQEIELALRGIHAPADQETLGKAKKRLKFEELFFIQLMLALRKHHFKKEPKGISYEEIGPLCESLYRILPFELTEAQKQAMREIRADMKSKNVMNRLLQGDVGSGKTVVAMLAASIAVGNGYQVAFMAPTEILAEQHYRTVQSYFRKLKVPVALLTGSQKGKDRKSILNGLKHGDIPIVVGTHALIQEGVAFDSLGLAIIDEQHRFGVLQRGELSEKGDNIDVLVMTATPIPRTMALTIYGDLDVSTIDELPAGRKQIVTRKVSVAKLDKVYEFVKQELSKGRQCYVVYPLVEESEKMDLQAATQGYEYLQEVFSEFTVGLLHGRMKADEKEEVMARFEANEIQMLVSTTVIEVGIDVPNATIMLIENAERFGLTQLHQLRGRVGRGEHQSFCILVNRNKGANNGTAEQRLSIMVETSNGFKIADEDLKIRGPGEMFGTKQSGFPDLKIADFIDDADLLYLARNAAFDLVKEDPKLRNESYANLKTHFVRHYKKQWELSHIS, from the coding sequence ATGTCCTCATCGTCCCCGGATACCAGTAAGCTTCAGCCAGATTCACCAGTCCAGTACTTGAAGGGTGTTGGTCCCAAGCGGGCGGAAGCCCTGGAATCGTTCGACATCGAAACCCTGGAAGACCTCCTCTACTTTTTTCCCAGACGATATCTGGATCGCAGCACCATCGTCCCAATCAACCAGCTCAAAGTCGATCAGGAAGCCACCGTCGTCGGTAAGGTAATGGCCAAGGGCGTCCGGAAGGGGCGGCGTCGTTCCTACTTTGAACTGGTGGTGGAAGATAAAACCGGCATGCTGAAGTGCCGCTGGTTTCGGGGCGTCCGCTGGATTAAGAACGCCTTTAAAACCGGGGAACCCATCGCCGTGAGCGGCAAGGTGGCGTTCTACAACGGTCTCTCCATGAGTCATCCCGACTACGATAAATTGGGAAAAGGTGAAGAAGATCCCGTGAATACCGGGAAGATTATTCCGCTTTATCCGGGAAGTCAAAAGCTGAAACGGGTGGGGTTAGACAGCCGACGGTTCCGGCGAATTTACGGGCGAATCCTGCCAAAGATGGACGGGGTGCTTCCGGAGTACTTACCTCAGAAATTGCGTAGCGATTACAATCTGCAGGAGATCGAGTTAGCGCTCCGGGGCATTCATGCTCCGGCAGATCAGGAGACGCTTGGGAAAGCCAAGAAACGGCTGAAATTCGAAGAGTTGTTTTTCATCCAGCTGATGCTGGCGCTGCGGAAGCACCATTTTAAAAAGGAGCCCAAGGGGATCAGTTACGAGGAAATCGGTCCGTTGTGCGAGTCGTTGTACCGGATACTTCCTTTTGAACTAACAGAAGCCCAGAAGCAGGCGATGCGGGAGATCCGAGCGGATATGAAGTCGAAGAATGTGATGAACCGGCTGCTTCAGGGGGATGTCGGTTCCGGGAAGACGGTGGTGGCGATGTTAGCGGCGAGTATTGCTGTGGGCAACGGATACCAGGTGGCCTTTATGGCCCCAACAGAAATCCTGGCTGAGCAACATTACCGCACCGTACAATCGTACTTCCGGAAACTCAAGGTGCCGGTGGCGCTTCTCACCGGCTCACAGAAAGGGAAAGATCGCAAGAGTATTTTGAATGGGCTGAAACATGGCGACATTCCTATTGTCGTCGGTACCCACGCGCTGATTCAGGAAGGCGTGGCCTTTGATTCACTGGGACTGGCCATTATCGATGAGCAGCACCGGTTCGGAGTGCTCCAGCGCGGGGAACTGAGCGAGAAGGGCGACAACATCGACGTGCTGGTGATGACCGCCACGCCCATACCGCGGACCATGGCTCTCACCATCTATGGAGACCTTGATGTCAGCACTATTGACGAACTACCGGCGGGTCGGAAGCAGATTGTCACCAGAAAAGTGTCTGTGGCCAAGCTGGATAAGGTGTACGAGTTTGTGAAACAGGAGCTGTCCAAGGGACGCCAGTGTTACGTGGTGTATCCGCTGGTGGAGGAATCCGAAAAGATGGATTTGCAGGCGGCGACCCAGGGATACGAATACTTGCAGGAGGTGTTTTCGGAGTTTACAGTTGGCTTGTTGCACGGACGCATGAAGGCTGATGAAAAAGAAGAAGTCATGGCCAGGTTCGAGGCCAACGAAATCCAAATGTTAGTGAGTACTACGGTCATTGAGGTGGGAATCGACGTGCCGAACGCGACCATCATGCTCATCGAAAATGCCGAGCGGTTCGGCCTGACCCAGCTGCATCAGCTGCGGGGTCGGGTCGGTCGCGGAGAACACCAGAGTTTTTGTATCCTGGTGAACCGGAATAAGGGAGCGAACAACGGAACGGCGGAACAACGGCTGTCCATTATGGTAGAAACTTCCAACGGATTTAAAATTGCCGATGAAGATCTAAAAATCCGCGGCCCCGGTGAGATGTTCGGGACGAAGCAGAGCGGCTTCCCGGATCTGAAAATTGCGGATTTTATTGATGATGCTGACCTGTTATATTTGGCAAGGAACGCAGCATTTGATCTGGTGAAGGAAGACCCGAAATTGCGCAATGAATCCTACGCAAATTTGAAAACACACTTCGTGAGACATTACAAAAAGCAATGGGAATTGAGTCATATCAGTTGA
- a CDS encoding DUF1844 domain-containing protein, producing the protein MAEEPQPQEINKEELFSYLVSTFYSSAWMQMGKMANPMTNKVEKDMEQAEFTIDLLDMLKEKTEGNLSDEESKLLTRAIKELKMNFMEEKKKGGDSGEEAEDAEGKSSQTRPDNIVTPNDAMGNKKEDDSDSGKQSNLWTP; encoded by the coding sequence ATGGCTGAGGAACCGCAACCCCAGGAAATTAACAAAGAGGAACTTTTTAGTTATCTGGTCTCGACCTTTTACTCCAGCGCCTGGATGCAGATGGGCAAGATGGCCAATCCGATGACCAATAAGGTTGAGAAGGATATGGAGCAGGCCGAGTTTACCATTGATCTGTTGGATATGCTTAAGGAGAAAACCGAAGGCAACCTGAGTGACGAGGAATCCAAACTGTTGACCCGGGCTATCAAGGAGCTGAAGATGAATTTTATGGAAGAGAAGAAAAAAGGAGGCGATTCCGGGGAAGAGGCCGAAGACGCAGAGGGCAAATCGAGCCAGACCAGACCAGATAACATTGTTACCCCAAACGATGCAATGGGGAATAAAAAGGAAGATGATTCGGATTCCGGAAAGCAATCCAATCTCTGGACACCGTAA
- a CDS encoding DUF2723 domain-containing protein produces MQHDRTKLILGAIVFISSLVLYLATVAPTVSFWDTGEFIACAYTLGVPHPPGSPLFILIGRFFTLLPTSVDPAFRMNIISPLSAALANLLVFLIIVKFVKIWRGGDLESTKDKIIAYVGAFIGAMGFAGTDSHWFNSVEAEVYAMSTFATALVVWLILRWMERSDRLGHERYLLLIAYVMGLAIGVHLLNLLTLPVIALVIYFKKYKFQWSSFFATVAITLGAFLAVYLGIIKGLAKVMAVTYAGGYFGFYLVGLIVLAVFAGSWWAAKNHKEITALVLMSASLILIGYSSYTMIYIRANQDPFINENDPSTPAKFVSYLEREQYGKHSILDRRGVWQDSKKDPAAHIADQVNSTWGYVWNYQIKYMYFRYFNWQFIGRIGDRVDFTQFYMLPFLLGLFGMSYHFMRDSKRGLVVLALFIMTGLAVVAYLNQPDPQPRERDYSYVASFMAFSLWIGIGASGIMELIMDKFKGSTQRIATYAAIVVLTLAIPIQMIGKNYYTHDRSGNYVAWDYSYNILQTCEPNAILFTNGDNDTFPLWYLQEVVGIRKDVRVVNLSLLNTHWYIKQLRDYEPQVLPDSFTDSMIDQLYPMRFEKQEVAITAPKTEQNPDGKIEFTMKPTYAGQGIRVQDIMILRLMEQNLRERPMYFAITVSSQNKINLNPYLRMDGLAMKIMPHRVDGEIAPDVLEENITENYQYRELGNPDVYFNDNIKNLLQNYRSTFMQLAFYYYQNNQQDKMVEILDAMNNAVPEETIPYTNQDIYLEIARLYAEAGRTDILRERLQNALDNPGLDIQRRMRYASLYITTLNDFEKADSIFTSIYQQNPDNGQVIGTLLQIYERQGRWREAYEIINQWVQDHPNDQNARNMLEEYRTRMDAGADTTG; encoded by the coding sequence ATGCAGCACGATCGTACAAAACTCATTTTAGGGGCCATCGTCTTTATCTCATCGCTGGTATTATACCTGGCGACGGTGGCGCCGACGGTCTCCTTTTGGGATACCGGTGAATTTATCGCCTGCGCCTACACGCTTGGCGTCCCGCATCCTCCGGGAAGTCCGCTTTTTATTCTGATCGGACGGTTTTTTACTCTGCTGCCGACGAGCGTTGATCCGGCGTTTCGGATGAATATCATATCACCGCTCTCCGCTGCACTGGCCAATCTGCTCGTCTTTTTAATCATTGTTAAATTTGTCAAAATCTGGCGCGGTGGAGATCTGGAATCCACCAAAGATAAAATTATTGCCTACGTTGGGGCATTTATTGGCGCCATGGGGTTTGCCGGTACGGACAGTCACTGGTTCAACTCGGTGGAAGCGGAAGTCTATGCCATGAGTACCTTTGCCACGGCGTTGGTGGTGTGGTTGATTCTTCGGTGGATGGAGCGTTCTGATAGGCTTGGTCACGAACGATACCTGCTGTTGATAGCGTATGTGATGGGGTTGGCTATTGGCGTCCACCTGCTGAACCTGCTGACGCTTCCGGTGATTGCGCTGGTTATTTATTTCAAAAAGTACAAGTTTCAGTGGAGCAGCTTTTTTGCCACGGTGGCCATTACACTGGGCGCATTTCTGGCTGTTTATCTTGGGATAATTAAGGGCCTCGCCAAGGTGATGGCAGTGACATATGCAGGGGGATACTTCGGGTTTTATCTCGTGGGACTCATCGTCCTGGCTGTTTTTGCCGGATCGTGGTGGGCTGCGAAAAATCACAAGGAAATCACGGCATTGGTGTTGATGTCCGCCTCACTGATTTTGATCGGTTACTCCAGCTACACAATGATCTATATCCGGGCCAATCAGGATCCGTTTATCAATGAGAACGATCCGTCCACGCCGGCGAAATTCGTCTCGTATCTCGAGCGGGAGCAGTACGGAAAGCATTCCATTCTGGACAGGCGTGGTGTCTGGCAGGATTCCAAAAAGGACCCGGCTGCGCATATCGCCGATCAGGTCAATTCCACGTGGGGATACGTCTGGAATTACCAGATAAAATATATGTACTTCCGGTATTTCAACTGGCAGTTCATCGGGCGCATCGGGGACAGGGTCGACTTCACTCAATTTTATATGCTGCCATTTCTGTTGGGGCTCTTTGGGATGAGCTACCACTTTATGCGGGATAGCAAACGGGGACTCGTTGTGCTGGCATTGTTTATTATGACAGGGCTGGCTGTGGTTGCCTACCTGAACCAACCGGACCCGCAGCCACGTGAGCGGGACTACAGCTACGTGGCTTCGTTTATGGCTTTTAGCCTCTGGATTGGGATTGGTGCGTCCGGCATTATGGAACTCATCATGGACAAGTTTAAGGGATCAACGCAGCGGATCGCTACTTATGCCGCAATCGTTGTACTGACGTTGGCGATTCCTATCCAGATGATTGGAAAAAATTATTATACCCATGATCGCAGCGGTAATTACGTCGCCTGGGATTATTCGTACAATATTCTGCAGACCTGCGAACCCAATGCCATCCTGTTTACGAACGGCGATAATGATACGTTTCCCCTGTGGTATTTACAGGAGGTTGTTGGAATCCGCAAAGATGTGCGGGTGGTAAACCTGAGCTTGCTGAATACCCACTGGTACATCAAGCAGCTCCGGGATTATGAGCCACAGGTGCTCCCGGACAGCTTCACCGATTCTATGATTGACCAACTCTATCCCATGCGGTTTGAGAAGCAGGAGGTCGCGATAACTGCGCCAAAGACTGAGCAGAACCCGGACGGGAAAATCGAATTTACCATGAAGCCGACCTATGCCGGACAGGGAATACGAGTGCAGGATATTATGATCCTGCGGCTTATGGAACAGAATTTGAGAGAACGGCCGATGTATTTCGCCATTACGGTCTCCTCCCAAAATAAGATTAACCTGAATCCGTATCTGCGGATGGACGGGCTGGCGATGAAAATTATGCCCCACCGGGTAGACGGCGAGATTGCACCGGACGTGCTGGAGGAGAACATCACGGAGAATTACCAGTACCGGGAACTGGGCAATCCGGATGTGTATTTTAACGATAACATCAAAAATCTCCTGCAGAACTATCGTTCCACCTTTATGCAGCTGGCATTCTATTATTACCAGAACAATCAGCAAGACAAGATGGTGGAAATTCTGGATGCCATGAATAATGCGGTTCCGGAAGAGACTATTCCGTATACCAACCAGGATATCTATCTCGAGATCGCCCGGTTATATGCTGAGGCAGGTCGGACCGATATTCTCCGGGAACGGCTGCAAAATGCTCTGGATAATCCGGGACTGGATATTCAGCGACGCATGCGCTATGCCTCGCTGTACATCACTACGCTTAACGATTTCGAAAAGGCCGACAGTATCTTTACCTCCATTTATCAGCAAAACCCGGATAACGGTCAGGTGATCGGGACGCTGCTTCAGATTTATGAGCGCCAGGGTCGATGGAGAGAGGCGTACGAGATCATAAACCAGTGGGTGCAAGATCATCCCAACGACCAGAATGCCCGCAACATGCTGGAAGAGTACCGAACCCGGATGGATGCCGGAGCGGACACGACGGGATGA
- a CDS encoding glycosyltransferase family 2 protein — MNTPLVSIIIPHWNHRNVLADCLTSLARCDYPSLEIIVVDNNSTDDSVEYTEKYFPDVVILKNQENRGFAGGCNDGAAAANGEYLLILNNDTTQEPDWISKLVRFMEANPSVGVVQPKLLNANDPDLFDYSGAAGGFMDRYAFPFARGRIIDQVERDTGQYDGAIQTFWASGTACLLRRSVYEQVELFDETFFAHMEEIDMNWRAQLAGWDVAVVPGAVVYHHSGYTLPPESPFKKYLNHRNSVYMLFSNYQWPRMWIRGLQRLLLDGMAFFYSLVTGEFDRTLAVMKAWIWIVAHLHLIVRKRRTVAKIRNHSDAEIDYRLYQGSIALESQLFGKKTWARSRHAIGSLEKEKLEIDENN, encoded by the coding sequence ATGAACACCCCACTCGTCTCCATAATCATTCCGCACTGGAATCACCGGAACGTGCTGGCGGACTGTTTGACATCGTTGGCTCGGTGCGATTACCCATCTCTGGAAATTATTGTGGTAGATAACAACTCCACTGATGACAGCGTGGAATACACGGAGAAATATTTCCCGGATGTCGTCATCTTGAAAAACCAGGAAAACCGGGGTTTTGCCGGCGGTTGCAACGATGGCGCCGCCGCGGCCAACGGCGAATACCTATTGATCCTGAACAACGATACGACACAGGAACCGGACTGGATATCCAAACTGGTCAGATTTATGGAAGCAAATCCATCAGTCGGTGTCGTCCAGCCAAAGCTGCTGAATGCCAACGATCCCGACCTGTTTGACTACAGCGGTGCAGCTGGCGGATTCATGGATCGGTACGCTTTTCCGTTCGCCAGGGGCAGGATTATCGACCAGGTAGAGCGGGATACGGGACAGTATGATGGTGCCATTCAAACGTTCTGGGCCAGCGGAACCGCTTGCCTTCTGAGAAGATCAGTATATGAGCAGGTGGAACTGTTCGATGAAACCTTTTTCGCACACATGGAAGAGATAGATATGAACTGGCGAGCTCAGCTCGCCGGGTGGGATGTTGCGGTTGTCCCGGGTGCGGTAGTCTATCATCACAGCGGATATACGCTGCCGCCGGAATCACCGTTTAAAAAATACCTGAATCACCGGAACAGCGTCTACATGTTGTTTTCCAATTACCAATGGCCCCGGATGTGGATTCGTGGCCTCCAGCGACTCCTCCTGGATGGAATGGCTTTTTTCTATTCACTGGTAACCGGTGAATTTGACCGGACTCTGGCTGTCATGAAGGCATGGATATGGATCGTCGCCCACCTGCATCTGATAGTTCGAAAGCGCCGCACAGTTGCAAAGATTCGCAATCATTCGGATGCGGAGATTGATTATCGGTTATATCAGGGAAGTATTGCGCTGGAATCGCAACTTTTCGGAAAAAAGACATGGGCAAGGAGCCGGCACGCTATTGGTAGTCTTGAGAAAGAAAAATTAGAAATTGATGAAAATAATTAA
- a CDS encoding DUF4835 family protein codes for MYLQTMDSMKQLIVLFTVLLLPIFGSGQVLDPDISINAERLEPTQQSILQNLETDLEEYITSYDYTEDTYGTVVPFILQIYIQQASESGSDVTFTAQLMITNGGDQRYFDKGWEFPYNTGQVLQHEVYSPLTSVVDFYAYLVLAGEVDTYGKLAGTQYYNAASEIANQARTSGYNKGWRDRITRLDDLKNHRDLRMLKYTFFDAYWDYQESKIKDAKIGFNDAIRLVQEILGKNLQDKYTKMFLNGQAENFAWLAAKLEDAEALRTLAELNPKNKETYNSYLQ; via the coding sequence ATGTATTTACAGACTATGGACTCCATGAAACAACTTATTGTGCTTTTTACTGTGCTCCTGCTCCCAATCTTCGGCTCGGGGCAGGTACTCGATCCTGATATCAGCATCAATGCGGAGCGATTGGAACCAACTCAGCAATCCATTCTGCAAAACCTGGAGACCGACCTGGAAGAGTACATCACTTCGTACGATTATACCGAAGATACGTATGGCACTGTGGTGCCGTTTATTCTGCAGATTTACATCCAACAGGCCTCAGAATCCGGCTCGGATGTCACATTTACAGCCCAGCTTATGATCACCAACGGCGGCGATCAGCGGTATTTCGACAAGGGCTGGGAATTTCCGTACAACACCGGCCAGGTACTTCAACATGAAGTTTACTCCCCCCTGACCAGCGTAGTTGATTTCTATGCTTATTTAGTTCTAGCCGGGGAGGTCGACACCTACGGCAAACTCGCGGGAACTCAGTACTATAATGCTGCCAGCGAAATTGCCAACCAGGCGCGGACCTCCGGCTACAATAAAGGCTGGCGGGATCGGATCACGCGGCTGGATGATCTCAAGAATCACCGCGATTTACGGATGCTGAAATATACATTTTTTGACGCGTACTGGGATTACCAGGAATCCAAAATCAAAGATGCCAAGATAGGTTTCAATGATGCAATACGGCTGGTTCAGGAAATCCTCGGAAAAAATTTACAGGATAAATACACTAAAATGTTTCTGAATGGTCAGGCGGAAAATTTTGCGTGGCTGGCTGCGAAACTTGAGGACGCTGAAGCACTCCGGACTCTCGCTGAACTCAACCCTAAAAATAAAGAGACGTATAACTCCTACCTGCAGTAA